A single genomic interval of Arthrobacter sp. NicSoilB8 harbors:
- a CDS encoding chloride channel protein — MSEPGAPPPSIDPAVVIRSKPYIAALVLAAVLGVPISIIAYGFLALVAAVQRFVFAGLPNLVFGGPAPAWWPVPWLVLCGLLTALTISYLPGTGGHSPALGFKTGGGPPSGRELVGIILAALTTLSLGAVLGPEAPLIAIGGGLGALAVHLVKKDAPPMALTIMASAGSFAAISTLLGSPVLGAFLIMEAAGIGGMTLSLVALPGLIASGVGALVFVGLDGWTGLGSFSLALPVVPPAVPPTVAMLGWAVIMGAAGALLGWLIRWVALSLRPIVHLNRVLVTSALGLLIGLTAMAYQLISGRSFSQVLFSGQDALPELVEHAADYSLPVLVLLIACKTVVYGLSLSAFRGGPVFPSMFIGAALGVAASWLPGMNLAAAIGMGMGAMCAAMLRLPLTSTLLATLLLGVDGVAVTPQVVVAVAVAFVITIVLPVPGPRAPGAPEDAGKVQHRAPSRTDHAQ; from the coding sequence ATGAGTGAGCCTGGCGCCCCGCCGCCCAGTATCGATCCGGCCGTCGTGATTCGTTCCAAGCCGTACATCGCTGCGCTCGTGCTGGCAGCGGTTCTAGGGGTTCCGATCTCGATCATTGCGTACGGTTTTCTTGCTTTGGTCGCGGCGGTCCAGCGGTTCGTCTTCGCCGGACTGCCGAATCTGGTCTTTGGGGGCCCGGCTCCTGCGTGGTGGCCGGTTCCCTGGCTGGTGCTGTGTGGGCTGTTGACGGCGTTGACCATCAGCTACCTGCCGGGAACCGGGGGGCACTCACCCGCTCTTGGATTCAAGACGGGCGGCGGTCCGCCCAGCGGCCGGGAGCTTGTAGGCATCATTCTCGCGGCGCTGACCACGCTCAGCCTGGGTGCGGTGCTCGGGCCGGAGGCGCCACTGATCGCGATCGGTGGCGGCCTCGGGGCGTTGGCGGTGCACCTGGTGAAGAAGGATGCTCCGCCGATGGCCCTGACGATCATGGCGTCGGCCGGCAGCTTCGCAGCGATCAGTACCCTCCTCGGGTCTCCCGTGCTCGGTGCATTCCTGATCATGGAGGCCGCGGGGATCGGGGGAATGACGCTGAGTCTGGTTGCCCTGCCCGGACTGATTGCCTCTGGCGTCGGGGCGCTGGTGTTCGTCGGCTTGGACGGCTGGACCGGGTTGGGCAGTTTCTCGCTGGCGCTGCCCGTGGTGCCGCCCGCCGTGCCGCCGACGGTGGCGATGTTGGGCTGGGCGGTCATCATGGGCGCGGCCGGCGCGCTGTTGGGATGGTTGATCCGCTGGGTCGCGCTGTCGCTTCGTCCGATCGTGCATCTGAACCGGGTGTTGGTGACGTCTGCGCTCGGCCTGCTGATCGGTCTTACCGCGATGGCTTACCAGTTGATCTCGGGGCGCAGCTTCTCGCAGGTGCTGTTTTCGGGGCAGGACGCCCTACCGGAACTGGTCGAACACGCCGCGGACTACTCGCTTCCAGTGCTGGTCCTGCTGATCGCTTGTAAGACCGTCGTCTACGGGCTCTCGCTGAGCGCATTTCGTGGCGGGCCGGTCTTCCCCTCGATGTTCATTGGTGCGGCCCTCGGTGTTGCTGCGAGTTGGTTGCCCGGAATGAATCTCGCGGCAGCGATCGGCATGGGCATGGGAGCCATGTGCGCCGCTATGCTGCGGCTGCCGCTGACGTCGACGCTGCTGGCCACGCTGCTGCTGGGAGTGGACGGTGTGGCCGTAACACCCCAGGTGGTGGTGGCCGTGGCGGTGGCCTTCGTGATCACCATTGTCCTCCCGGTCCCGGGCCCGAGGGCGCCCGGGGCACCTGAGGATGCCGGCAAGGTCCAGCATCGGGCACCCTCGAGGACCGACCATGCACAATAA
- a CDS encoding TetR/AcrR family transcriptional regulator — MTVSDADGPTLLPATVMAGREDPVDRILATAYELFSRRGIRDVGVNELISSSGVSKATFYRHFPAKDSLVLAFLELRDQVWTVDLIVAEARRRGNTAEEQLLAVFDVFGDWFQREDFEACSFINVLLEMGPGHPLGQASIGYLSRIRGHIEALAKEAGLDRPEEFARSWHILMKGSIISATEGDALASRRAQQMARWLIEHHRNL, encoded by the coding sequence ATGACTGTCTCCGACGCCGACGGGCCCACGCTGTTGCCCGCCACGGTCATGGCCGGCCGCGAGGACCCCGTGGACCGAATCCTCGCCACCGCCTATGAGTTATTCTCCAGGCGCGGCATCCGCGACGTCGGCGTCAACGAGCTGATCAGTAGCTCGGGAGTCTCCAAGGCAACTTTCTACCGGCATTTCCCGGCCAAGGACTCCCTGGTGCTGGCCTTCCTGGAGTTGCGGGACCAGGTGTGGACCGTGGATCTCATCGTCGCCGAGGCCAGGCGGCGCGGCAACACCGCCGAGGAACAGTTGCTGGCCGTATTTGACGTGTTCGGGGACTGGTTCCAGCGCGAGGACTTCGAAGCGTGTTCGTTCATCAATGTCCTGCTGGAGATGGGGCCGGGACACCCTCTGGGGCAGGCCAGCATCGGTTACCTCAGCCGTATCAGGGGCCACATCGAAGCCCTGGCCAAGGAGGCCGGACTGGACCGCCCGGAGGAGTTTGCACGATCCTGGCACATCCTGATGAAAGGCTCCATCATCTCGGCCACGGAGGGGGACGCCCTGGCTTCCCGGCGTGCCCAGCAGATGGCACGCTGGCTCATCGAGCATCACCGGAACCTGTAG
- a CDS encoding PAS and ANTAR domain-containing protein, with protein sequence MTELRALQTYSSALVSEDVLAGTFRFDVTSGELQWSEETYQIHGYRRGEVVPTMGLLMSHIHADDRKRCRENFEDACRAGGFFASYHRLFDARRRERRVLTAGEGVPDAGGKPLFIDGFILDLTRTVQLETDRSAREAIAGAIGTRGLIEQAKGILMGILHIGSDAAFERLSVYSQHHNLKLAHTASAIVRLANNTHDAATLRNLVHALDTRFSARRDADRVFHP encoded by the coding sequence ATGACCGAATTAAGGGCGCTGCAAACGTATTCCAGTGCGCTGGTCAGCGAGGACGTCCTGGCGGGGACCTTCCGCTTCGATGTGACGTCCGGGGAGCTGCAGTGGTCCGAGGAGACCTACCAAATCCACGGCTACCGCCGGGGGGAGGTTGTGCCTACCATGGGCCTTCTGATGTCCCACATCCATGCCGATGACCGGAAGCGTTGCCGGGAAAACTTTGAGGACGCGTGCCGGGCTGGCGGGTTCTTTGCCAGCTACCACCGTCTCTTCGACGCACGCAGGCGGGAACGGCGGGTCCTAACGGCGGGGGAGGGCGTTCCCGATGCCGGTGGGAAGCCGCTGTTCATCGACGGATTCATCCTCGACCTCACCAGGACGGTTCAGCTGGAGACTGACCGGTCCGCACGTGAGGCCATCGCCGGAGCCATTGGCACGCGGGGCCTTATTGAACAGGCCAAGGGCATTCTGATGGGAATCCTTCACATCGGTTCCGACGCCGCTTTTGAGCGGCTTTCCGTCTACAGCCAGCACCACAACCTCAAGCTCGCGCACACGGCCTCCGCGATCGTCCGGCTGGCCAACAACACGCACGACGCTGCCACTCTCCGAAACCTCGTCCACGCCCTCGACACCCGATTCTCGGCACGCCGGGACGCCGACCGCGTCTTTCACCCGTAG
- a CDS encoding metalloregulator ArsR/SmtB family transcription factor — translation MTDELPGGLVLADVKAELFKSMGHPARIQLLEVLADGPVAVSRLRDYTGLEPSNLSQHLSLLRRQRLIVPSRREGRLFYELASPEVSVLLADARSLLGALLHTTRLNLSPDGEAPREEAIR, via the coding sequence GTGACGGATGAACTTCCCGGAGGCCTGGTCCTCGCCGATGTGAAGGCCGAACTTTTCAAATCCATGGGCCACCCGGCACGAATCCAACTTCTTGAAGTGCTCGCCGACGGACCTGTTGCCGTGAGCAGGCTCCGCGATTACACGGGCCTTGAGCCTTCGAATCTCTCCCAGCATTTGAGCTTGCTCCGCCGCCAGCGCCTCATTGTCCCTTCGCGACGCGAAGGGCGGCTTTTCTATGAACTGGCCAGCCCCGAGGTGAGCGTCCTGCTCGCTGACGCCCGGTCCCTGCTCGGCGCGCTCCTCCACACCACCCGCCTGAACCTAAGCCCCGACGGCGAGGCGCCCCGCGAAGAGGCAATCCGCTAA
- a CDS encoding MerR family transcriptional regulator codes for MKEASGAAGPWSIGELAAACGVTVRTLHHYDEIGLLSASRRTASGHRRYDGRDVRRLYRIRALQMLGLPLAEIAAALAAPVDDLASLRTLLEGQLRHVRRQAEQVQSVEDRIRDLLSRIDAAAMPDTEQFMSTLEMITVLENHFTPEQRQELAERRAELGAEGIDAAKNRWAALVEEGLRHAGDGTPVSDPSVRDWARAWDELGSMFHSGEQTKAAARAMWQDNSAALSADLPWTAEQLVGLMAYLQEIRTQR; via the coding sequence ATGAAAGAGGCGAGCGGTGCCGCAGGTCCATGGAGTATTGGCGAACTCGCCGCGGCATGTGGCGTCACGGTCCGGACGCTCCATCATTACGACGAGATCGGATTGCTGTCAGCCAGCCGGCGGACGGCTTCCGGCCACCGCCGCTATGACGGTCGGGACGTGCGGAGGCTGTACCGGATCCGGGCGCTCCAGATGCTCGGGCTCCCGTTGGCGGAGATCGCCGCCGCGCTGGCGGCACCGGTTGATGACCTGGCTTCCCTGCGCACTCTCCTGGAAGGACAACTGCGGCACGTGCGCCGCCAAGCCGAGCAGGTCCAGTCTGTTGAGGACCGGATTCGGGACCTGCTCTCCCGCATTGACGCGGCCGCCATGCCGGACACCGAACAATTCATGTCAACGTTGGAGATGATCACCGTGCTGGAAAACCACTTCACGCCGGAACAGCGTCAGGAACTGGCCGAGCGAAGGGCCGAACTCGGCGCCGAGGGGATCGACGCCGCCAAGAACCGGTGGGCCGCATTGGTTGAGGAAGGTCTCAGGCACGCCGGGGACGGAACGCCAGTATCAGATCCCTCCGTGAGGGACTGGGCCAGGGCGTGGGACGAGCTCGGATCCATGTTCCACTCCGGCGAACAAACCAAGGCCGCCGCCCGCGCCATGTGGCAGGACAACAGCGCTGCACTCAGCGCCGATCTGCCGTGGACTGCAGAGCAGCTGGTCGGCCTCATGGCCTACCTGCAAGAGATTAGGACGCAGCGCTGA
- a CDS encoding Fic family protein — protein sequence MTAWPPHGSKTMPWKSSGRPPREDREFAEVVVALPPMIAGLWFDPGRETVVALEEAAVAIASLDVTAGTRMTAISGFLLRSEAVSSSKIEHVDANRDDYARAMIGLKASDEARSMVAAADAVQGMIDDAGRTGEIRLEAMLAAHRTLMKDDPMDGPHAGRLRDVQNWIGGSDHSPRGAIHVPPPPELLPDLIEDLMVFCNRRDLPIMAQAAIAHAHFESIHPFTDGNGRIGRALIGAISRRRGLTRNTVTPIASAMVADVERYFSLLNNYRSGVADPFVLYLARSAVRAADAARESVAALDALPAMWLELARPRRGSADEKIIPWLLERPVFEAHSAAHAAGVAESSVYAALERLTSAGVITAVTQSKRSRAWAATEVLDEVDRLNSRLAEQGLDPHAA from the coding sequence ATGACCGCTTGGCCCCCGCACGGCAGCAAGACCATGCCATGGAAGTCTTCCGGCCGGCCGCCGCGGGAGGACCGGGAATTCGCCGAGGTTGTGGTCGCGCTTCCGCCCATGATCGCGGGGCTCTGGTTCGATCCGGGCCGCGAGACCGTTGTCGCGCTTGAGGAGGCCGCTGTTGCCATTGCGTCCCTCGACGTCACGGCCGGCACCCGGATGACCGCCATCAGCGGGTTTCTCCTCCGCAGCGAGGCCGTCTCCTCCTCCAAGATCGAGCATGTCGACGCCAACCGTGACGACTACGCCCGGGCCATGATAGGCCTCAAGGCCAGCGATGAGGCCCGCTCCATGGTGGCTGCGGCAGACGCCGTGCAAGGGATGATCGACGACGCCGGGCGGACAGGCGAAATCCGGCTGGAGGCCATGCTGGCAGCCCATCGCACCCTCATGAAGGACGACCCGATGGACGGTCCGCATGCCGGCAGGCTCAGGGACGTGCAGAACTGGATCGGCGGCAGCGATCATTCGCCGCGGGGTGCCATTCACGTTCCGCCCCCTCCGGAGCTCTTGCCGGACCTGATAGAGGATCTGATGGTCTTCTGCAACCGCCGCGACCTCCCCATCATGGCGCAGGCGGCGATCGCGCACGCCCACTTCGAATCCATCCATCCGTTCACCGACGGTAACGGCCGGATCGGGCGGGCCTTAATCGGTGCGATCTCGCGGCGTCGCGGGCTCACGCGGAACACGGTCACACCGATCGCGTCGGCGATGGTCGCCGACGTCGAGAGGTATTTCAGCCTGCTCAACAACTACCGGTCCGGGGTTGCCGACCCGTTCGTGCTGTACCTGGCCCGGTCGGCGGTCCGTGCCGCGGACGCAGCCCGGGAATCAGTGGCCGCACTCGATGCCCTGCCGGCCATGTGGCTGGAGCTTGCCAGGCCCCGCAGGGGATCGGCGGATGAGAAGATCATTCCGTGGCTGCTGGAGCGGCCCGTGTTCGAGGCCCACAGCGCCGCCCACGCTGCCGGCGTCGCCGAAAGTTCCGTCTATGCCGCGCTGGAGCGGCTCACCAGCGCCGGGGTCATCACCGCGGTAACCCAGTCAAAGCGCAGCCGTGCCTGGGCGGCGACTGAAGTCCTCGACGAGGTGGACCGGCTCAACAGCCGGCTGGCGGAACAGGGCCTTGATCCTCACGCGGCGTGA
- a CDS encoding MFS transporter, translating into MKKWTAGIILGCAQFVMVLDSTVMNVSISTVVKDLNTTVAAMQAAITFYTLTMASLMLLGAKLGDVWGRRRAFVIGAVIYACGSLLTALSPNIAVLFLGWSVIEGVGAVLVIPAIAALIANNYQGQDRVTGFAIIGATSGAAVALGPLIGGYVTTYLSWRYVFIGEVVVMAAVLLFARLVPDASRPQRIRIDGISVLFSAAGLTLIVFAMLQSKTWGWILPKQSPEIGGVPINPLGLSLVPYLILAGGFLVWAFFARQEALIRRGRPPLVHVSMLSIKQLRSGLSVLAAQYMITAGLFFMIPVYLQMTLGLNALDTGIKILPLSISLILFSVVGTRLTAVWSPRRIVRLGQLVLVVSSFVLLGSVSLDLRSVLFAAGMFFAGAALGLLASQIGNVTMSSVGVERSSEIGGLQGIFQNLGSSLGTALIGSVLIASLSSSFLGAVETSDLPGNVKDQVAADSQSGVNIVPVSTVNEIATSAGLSPADAATLTTLYTDSQVSSLRASMVALVFISSLSLLFSKNIPTELVRRKPTDEPESDPAQSGAA; encoded by the coding sequence ATGAAGAAATGGACCGCCGGCATTATCCTCGGATGCGCGCAGTTCGTCATGGTGCTGGACAGCACCGTGATGAACGTTTCCATTTCAACAGTCGTCAAGGACCTCAATACCACTGTCGCCGCGATGCAGGCGGCCATCACGTTCTACACCCTCACCATGGCCTCCCTGATGTTGCTGGGAGCAAAACTCGGTGATGTGTGGGGACGCCGCCGCGCCTTCGTCATTGGTGCAGTGATTTACGCGTGCGGATCACTCCTGACAGCCCTCAGCCCCAACATCGCGGTGCTCTTCCTCGGGTGGTCCGTGATCGAAGGGGTCGGGGCGGTCCTGGTGATCCCGGCCATCGCGGCCCTCATCGCCAACAACTACCAGGGCCAGGACAGGGTGACGGGGTTCGCGATCATCGGGGCGACGTCGGGCGCCGCCGTGGCCCTGGGCCCGCTCATCGGCGGGTATGTCACAACGTATCTCAGCTGGAGGTATGTGTTCATCGGCGAAGTGGTGGTGATGGCGGCCGTACTCCTCTTCGCGCGGCTTGTGCCCGATGCCAGCCGCCCGCAACGCATCAGGATCGATGGCATCAGCGTCCTGTTCTCGGCGGCAGGCCTGACCCTGATCGTCTTCGCCATGCTCCAAAGCAAGACCTGGGGATGGATTCTGCCCAAGCAATCGCCCGAGATCGGCGGCGTTCCGATCAATCCGCTGGGCCTGTCCCTGGTGCCGTACCTGATACTCGCGGGCGGGTTCCTGGTGTGGGCGTTCTTCGCCCGGCAGGAGGCACTGATCCGGCGGGGGCGCCCGCCGCTGGTCCACGTCTCGATGCTGTCCATCAAACAGCTGCGCTCCGGGCTGTCCGTCCTCGCGGCCCAGTACATGATCACGGCCGGCCTGTTCTTCATGATTCCGGTGTATTTGCAGATGACCCTGGGACTGAATGCCCTCGACACCGGCATCAAGATTCTTCCGCTTTCGATTTCGCTGATCCTGTTCTCGGTTGTCGGCACCCGCCTGACGGCCGTCTGGTCTCCGCGCCGGATCGTTCGGCTTGGACAGCTCGTCCTGGTCGTGAGCAGCTTCGTCCTGCTCGGCTCAGTCTCCCTGGACCTGCGCAGCGTGCTTTTCGCGGCCGGCATGTTCTTCGCGGGAGCGGCCCTCGGGCTGCTGGCATCCCAGATCGGCAACGTCACAATGTCCAGCGTCGGCGTCGAGCGGTCCAGCGAAATCGGCGGGCTCCAGGGGATCTTCCAGAACCTTGGGTCCTCGCTGGGGACGGCCCTGATCGGATCGGTCCTGATCGCTTCGCTCTCGAGCTCCTTTTTGGGCGCTGTGGAAACGAGCGACCTTCCGGGCAACGTCAAGGATCAGGTCGCCGCCGACAGCCAGTCGGGGGTCAACATTGTGCCGGTGTCCACGGTGAACGAGATCGCGACGTCGGCGGGACTGTCGCCCGCGGACGCTGCAACGCTGACTACGCTGTATACCGACTCGCAGGTGTCCTCGCTCCGGGCATCGATGGTGGCCCTGGTGTTTATCAGCTCGCTGTCGCTCTTGTTCTCCAAGAACATTCCCACCGAACTGGTCCGCCGGAAGCCCACGGACGAACCGGAGAGCGATCCCGCACAGTCCGGCGCCGCGTGA
- a CDS encoding SHOCT domain-containing protein, whose product MAPVEQFWSVIWLFFWGFAFVSYLFALFAVIGDIFRDRELNGWLKAVWILFLVFVPFLTVLVYLIARGRSMAERQAKSAQQAEAATTEYIRSVASASPTQEIAKAKELLDAGTLTQGEFEAVKAKALSGA is encoded by the coding sequence ATGGCTCCCGTGGAGCAATTCTGGAGCGTCATTTGGCTGTTCTTTTGGGGTTTCGCGTTCGTCTCGTATCTTTTCGCATTGTTTGCAGTCATCGGTGACATCTTCCGGGACCGCGAGCTTAACGGCTGGCTCAAGGCAGTGTGGATATTGTTCCTGGTCTTCGTGCCGTTCCTGACAGTTTTGGTCTACCTGATCGCGCGCGGCCGCAGCATGGCGGAACGCCAGGCCAAGAGTGCGCAGCAGGCAGAAGCGGCCACGACCGAGTACATCCGTTCTGTCGCCTCGGCGTCGCCCACCCAGGAGATTGCGAAGGCCAAGGAACTCCTCGACGCCGGCACGCTCACCCAGGGCGAGTTTGAGGCTGTCAAGGCCAAGGCGTTGAGCGGGGCCTGA
- a CDS encoding PLDc N-terminal domain-containing protein gives MGFWDFIWLMFSFVMFVAYLMVLFLVFRDIFSDSLRPGWVKALWVLAVLLFPLLGCLAYMLFYGQQMTIRQSARQDVARDDMADYIRRTANANPADQIAAAKKLLDEGTITGEEFQMLKARALG, from the coding sequence ATGGGATTTTGGGATTTCATCTGGCTCATGTTTTCGTTCGTCATGTTTGTTGCCTACTTAATGGTGCTGTTCCTTGTCTTCAGGGACATCTTTTCGGACAGCCTGCGCCCCGGGTGGGTCAAGGCCCTGTGGGTCCTGGCCGTTCTCCTGTTCCCGCTCCTCGGTTGCCTGGCCTACATGCTGTTCTACGGGCAGCAAATGACCATCCGACAGTCCGCGCGGCAGGATGTTGCACGGGACGACATGGCTGACTACATCCGGCGGACCGCCAATGCCAACCCCGCGGATCAGATCGCGGCGGCGAAGAAACTCCTCGATGAAGGCACGATCACCGGCGAAGAATTCCAGATGCTCAAGGCCAGGGCGCTGGGCTGA
- a CDS encoding DUF3054 domain-containing protein codes for MASPTPPLSRPSAQGASNPGLRPARTAALAACADAFLILLFAAIGRDAHQRGEIITGVLATAWPFLVGAALAWLVLRLWHDPLRLWPAGVAVWLGTVGVGMILRAVTGQTVVLPFIIVALLSLGVFLLGYRLAVAGVLRLRSRRQQA; via the coding sequence ATGGCTTCTCCAACCCCTCCCCTCTCCCGCCCGTCAGCCCAGGGCGCATCAAACCCCGGCCTCCGGCCCGCACGGACGGCCGCCCTTGCCGCCTGCGCCGACGCGTTCCTGATTCTGCTCTTCGCGGCGATCGGCCGCGACGCGCACCAGCGCGGGGAAATCATCACCGGCGTCCTGGCCACGGCGTGGCCGTTCCTGGTGGGCGCGGCCCTCGCCTGGCTCGTGTTGCGGCTGTGGCATGACCCCCTGCGGCTGTGGCCCGCCGGCGTCGCGGTCTGGCTCGGAACAGTGGGGGTCGGCATGATTCTGCGGGCTGTCACCGGCCAGACGGTGGTGCTGCCGTTCATCATCGTGGCCCTGCTGAGCCTGGGCGTCTTCCTCCTCGGTTACCGTCTTGCGGTTGCCGGCGTGCTGCGGTTGCGTTCCCGCCGCCAGCAGGCCTAA
- a CDS encoding Lrp/AsnC ligand binding domain-containing protein, with protein sequence MVTAFVLIKTDASRIPETAEEISAIPGISEVYSVTGEWDLIAIARVAKHDDLAEVIADKLSKVPGVVHTTTQIAFRAYSQHDLDAAFALGFEQ encoded by the coding sequence GTGGTCACCGCATTCGTCCTGATTAAGACAGACGCTTCACGCATCCCCGAGACGGCCGAGGAAATCTCGGCCATCCCGGGCATCAGCGAGGTCTACTCCGTGACCGGCGAATGGGACCTGATCGCCATCGCCCGCGTTGCCAAGCACGATGACCTGGCCGAGGTCATCGCGGACAAGCTCTCCAAGGTTCCGGGCGTCGTCCACACCACCACGCAGATCGCTTTCCGTGCGTATTCACAGCACGACCTCGACGCGGCCTTTGCCCTCGGATTTGAGCAGTAA
- the trpD gene encoding anthranilate phosphoribosyltransferase: protein MTSQASAQAAGNTWPRLINALIGGADLTAESTEWAMNSIMSGEATPVQVAGFLVALRSKGETVDEVAGLVEAMVANANPIDIAGEKLDIVGTGGDQQNTVNISTMAALICAGAGAKVVKHGNRASSSSSGSADVLEALGVRLDLPIARVARNAEEAGITFCFAQVFHPSMRHAAVARRELGVPTAFNFLGPMINPAHVQASAVGVANERMAPLVAGVLAKRGSRGLVFRGNDGLDELTTTGPSRVWEIRNGEVTEEMFDPRGLGIRQATLEELRGGDAAANAAVVRAVLSGAPGPARDAALLNAAAGLVAFDLDAVGPLADRMAAALKRAEESIESGAAAAVLDRWVALSQAA from the coding sequence GTGACTTCTCAGGCATCTGCACAGGCGGCAGGCAACACCTGGCCGCGGCTCATCAACGCACTTATCGGCGGCGCGGACCTCACCGCCGAAAGCACCGAATGGGCCATGAACTCGATCATGTCGGGGGAGGCCACGCCGGTCCAGGTGGCCGGATTCCTGGTGGCGCTGCGTTCCAAGGGCGAGACCGTTGATGAGGTCGCTGGCCTGGTCGAGGCGATGGTGGCCAACGCCAACCCCATAGACATTGCCGGCGAGAAGCTGGACATCGTCGGCACCGGCGGCGACCAGCAGAACACGGTCAACATCTCCACGATGGCCGCGCTGATCTGTGCCGGCGCCGGCGCAAAGGTGGTCAAGCACGGCAACCGGGCGTCGTCGTCGTCATCGGGATCCGCAGACGTCCTGGAGGCGCTCGGCGTCAGGCTGGACCTTCCTATCGCCCGGGTGGCGCGCAACGCCGAGGAAGCCGGGATCACCTTCTGCTTCGCCCAGGTGTTCCACCCCTCGATGCGGCATGCCGCCGTCGCCCGGCGTGAACTAGGCGTTCCGACGGCGTTCAACTTCCTGGGTCCCATGATCAACCCGGCACACGTCCAGGCGTCGGCCGTGGGTGTCGCCAATGAGCGGATGGCGCCACTGGTGGCCGGCGTGCTGGCCAAGCGCGGGAGCCGCGGCCTCGTGTTCCGCGGCAATGACGGCCTGGACGAGCTGACCACCACCGGTCCGTCGCGGGTGTGGGAGATCCGCAACGGTGAGGTTACCGAAGAGATGTTTGATCCGCGCGGGCTCGGCATCCGGCAGGCGACGCTGGAGGAGCTGCGCGGCGGTGACGCTGCGGCCAATGCCGCCGTCGTCCGTGCAGTCCTCTCCGGCGCGCCGGGGCCTGCCCGCGATGCGGCGCTGCTCAATGCCGCAGCCGGGCTGGTGGCGTTTGATCTCGACGCCGTGGGCCCGCTGGCCGACCGGATGGCGGCCGCGCTGAAGCGGGCCGAGGAGTCCATTGAATCCGGCGCTGCTGCCGCGGTGCTGGACCGGTGGGTCGCGCTGTCGCAGGCCGCCTGA
- a CDS encoding heme-copper oxidase subunit III, which translates to MWLSSELMFFAGLFAMYFTLRSTSGLMWAEETAKLNFPFALVNTIVLVASSFTCQMGVFAAERLQPRRTGGVFSFTRWGMNGWFILTFLMGAFFVAGQATEYAMLVSEHVSLSSNAYGSAFYITTGFHGLHVIGGLIAFLLIIGRSFAAKKFGHFEATSAIVTSYYWHFVDVVWIGLFLVIYVLK; encoded by the coding sequence GTGTGGCTGTCCAGTGAGTTGATGTTCTTCGCCGGTCTCTTCGCCATGTACTTCACACTCCGTTCGACCTCCGGACTGATGTGGGCGGAAGAGACAGCCAAGCTCAACTTCCCCTTTGCGCTCGTTAACACGATCGTCCTCGTGGCAAGTTCCTTTACTTGCCAGATGGGCGTCTTCGCCGCCGAGCGGCTCCAGCCGCGCCGCACCGGCGGAGTCTTCAGCTTCACCCGCTGGGGGATGAACGGATGGTTCATCCTCACGTTCCTCATGGGTGCCTTCTTCGTGGCCGGCCAGGCAACCGAGTACGCCATGCTCGTTTCCGAGCACGTCTCGCTGTCCTCCAACGCCTACGGCTCCGCCTTCTACATCACGACGGGCTTCCACGGCCTGCACGTCATCGGCGGTCTGATTGCCTTCCTGCTCATCATCGGCCGCTCCTTCGCAGCGAAGAAGTTCGGCCACTTTGAAGCGACCTCGGCGATTGTCACCTCGTACTACTGGCACTTCGTGGACGTCGTCTGGATTGGCCTCTTCCTGGTCATCTACGTCCTCAAGTAG